From the Saimiri boliviensis isolate mSaiBol1 chromosome X, mSaiBol1.pri, whole genome shotgun sequence genome, one window contains:
- the STARD8 gene encoding stAR-related lipid transfer protein 8 isoform X3, whose protein sequence is MAQARVWGPALRLPKPRTWTPWGVKGTQWNAPHWNPEAEAKRACEWLRATGFPQYVQLFEEGSFPLDIGSVKKNHVFLDEDSLGALCRRLMTLNSCASMKLEVHFQSKQNEDSEEEEQCTISSHWAFQQESKQWSPVGSSDLLAPPSPGLLVTSSCESVLTELSATSLPVITVSLPLEPADLPLPGRAPTASDRSLLSPSQGQEGPQDKAKKRHRNRSFLKHLESLRRKEKSGSRQAEPERSPAASEKASKASSFRSCRSFLSAGFYRPKNRAANSAGGSGADTRKAWEAWPVASFCHPQRTHRGDCLVHVPGDHKPGTFPRSLSIESLCPEDGHRLADWQPGRRWGCEGRRGSCGSTGSHASTYDNLPELYPAEPVLVGIEAEDEDDEESGGSYAHLDDILQHVWGLQQRVELWSRAMYPDLGPGHEEEEQVTSSIEIATVEVRGQAEALGQMEVVAHRESPAWAQAEVQPAVLAPAQAPAEAEPLAQEEAEAPAPARDSEQEAHSGGEPTSASSLSVEEGHSISDTVASSSELDSSGNSVNEAEAEGPLAGLQASMPRERRDSGVGASLTRPCRKLRWHSFQNSHRPSLNSESLEINRQFAGQINLLHKGSLLRLTAFMEKYTVPHKQGWVWSMPKFMRRNKTPDYRGQHVFGVPPLIHLQRTGQPLPQSIQQAMRYLRSQCLDQVGIFRKSGVKSRIQNLRQMNETSPDNVCYEGQSAYDVADLLKQYFRDLPEPIFTSKLTTTFLHIYQLLPKDQWLAAAQAATLLLPDENREVLQTLLYFLSDIASAKENQMTAGNLAVCLAPSIFHLNVSKKDSPSPRIKSKRSLVGRPGPRDLSENMAATQGLSHMISDCKKLFQVPQDMVLQLCSSYSAAELSPPGPALAELRQAQAAGVSLSLYMEESVQDLLRDAAERFKGWMSMPGPQHTEVACRKAPDGHPLRLWKVSTEVAAPPAVVLHRVLRERALWDEDLLRAQVLEALMPGVELYHYVTDSMAPHPCRDFVVLRMWRSDLPRGGCLLVSQSLDPEQPVPETGVRALMLTSQYLMEPCGLGRSRLTHICRADLRGRSPDWYNKVFGHLCAMEVAKIRDSFPTLQAAGPETKL, encoded by the exons AAGCCGAGGCCAAAAGAGCGTGTGAGTGGCTTCGAGCAACAGGATTTCCTCAGTATGTGCAGCTTTTTGAAG AAGGTTCGTTTCCCCTGGATATTGGCTCTGTGAAGAAAAACCACGTTTTTCTGGACGAGGACTCTTTGGGGGCCCTGTGTAG GAGGCTAATGACCTTGAACAGTTGTGCCTCGATGAAATTGGAGGTTCATTTTCAAAGCAAGCAG AATGAAGACTCGGAAGAGGAAGAGCAGTGTACCATCAGTAGCCACTGGGCCTTCCAACAGGAAAGTAAGCAGTGGTCTCCTGTGGGATCCTCTGATCTGTTGGCCCCACCGAGCCCTGGGCTGCTAGTGACCTCAAGCTGTGAGAGCGTTCTCACCGAGCTTAGCGCCACCTCTCTGCCCGTCATCACCGTGAGTCTACCGCTCGAGCCAGCAGACTTGCCCTTGCCAGGCCGTGCCCCTACTGCGAGTGATCGGTCCCTCCTCAGCCCCAGCCAGGGCCAGGAGGGTCCCCAGGACAAAGCCAAGAAGCGCCATCGTAACCGTAGTTTCCTCAAGCACCTTGAATCTCTGAGGCGGAAGGAAAAGAGTGGCAGCCGGCAAGCAGAGCCCGAACGTAGTCCAGCCGCCTCAGAGAAGGCCTCCAAAGCCTCATCTTTCCGCAGTTGCCGTAGCTTCCTCTCAGCTGGATTTTACAGGCCCAAGAACCGGGCTGCCAACTCAGCTGGTGGCAGTGGTGCCGACACTCGGAAGGCCTGGGAGGCCTGGCCTGTGGCCTCGTTCTGTCATCCTCAGCGGACACACCGGGGTGATTGCCTGGTGCATGTGCCGGGGGACCACAAACCAGGAACATTCCCTCGCTCCCTGTCCATCGAGAGCCTGTGTCCTGAGGACGGACACCGCCTGGCAGACTGGCAGCCAGGTAGGCGCTGGGGCTGTGAGGGACGCCGGGGCTCCTGTGGCTCAACGGGCAGCCATGCTAGCACATATGACAACTTGCCTGAGCTGTACCCAGCTGAGCCTGTACTGGTTGGGATCGAGgctgaagatgaagatgatgaggagAGTGGGGGCAGCTATGCTCACCTAGATGACATCCTCCAGCACGTGTGGGGGCTACAGCAACGAGTAGAGCTGTGGTCTCGGGCCATGTACCCAGACCTGGGACCTGGACATGAGGAAGAGGAGCAGGTCACTTCATCAATAGAAATAGCCACAGTTGAGGTCAGAGGCCAAGCTGAGGCTCTGGGCCAGATGGAGGTTGTGGCCCACAGAGAGTCCCCAGCCTGGGCGCAGGCTGAAGTCCAACCAGCAGTCCTGGCTCCGGCTCAGGCTCCGGCAGAAGCTGAGCCATTGGCACAGGAAGAGGCTGAGGCCCCAGCCCCGGCTCGGGACAGTGAGCAGGAGGCACATTCAGGCGGggaacccacctcggcctctagCCTGTCTGTGGAAGAAGGACATTCCATTTCTGACACTGTGGCCTCCTCCAGCGAACTTGACAGTAGTGGGAACTCCGTGAATGAGGCGGAGGCCGAAGGGCCCCTGGCTGGACTCCAGGCATCAATGCCACGTGAACGGCGGGATTCAGGTGTTGGGGCCTCACTTACCAGACCCTGCAG GAAGCTCCGTTGGCATAGCTTCCAGAACTCCCATCGGCCCAGCCTCAACTCAGAGTCGCTGGAGATCAACCGGCAGTTTGCAGGCCAGATCAACCTCCTGCACAAGGGCTCGCTGCTGCGGCTCACTGCCTTCATGGAGAAGTACACTGTGCCCCACAAGCAGGGCTGGGTCTG GTCAATGCCCAAGTTCATGAGGAGGAACAAGACCCCAGACTACCGGGGACAGCACGTATTTGGGGTGCCACCCCTCATCCACCTGCAGCGCACGGGCCAGCCGCTGCCACAGAGCATTCAGCAAGCCATGCGTTATTTGCGCAGCCAGTGCCTGGACCAA GTGGGCATCTTCCGCAAGTCCGGGGTCAAGTCCAGGATCCAGAACCTGCGCCAAATGAATGAGACCTCGCCTGACAATGTCTGCTATGAGGGCCAGTCAGCCTACGACGTGGCTGACCTGCTGAAGCAGTATTTCCGGGACCTGCCTGAGCCCATCTTCACCAGCAAGCTCACCACTACTTTCCTGCATATCTACCAGT TGCTCCCCAAGGATCAGTGGTTGGCAGCAGCACAAGCTGCTACCTTGCTGCTCCCCGATGAGAACCGAGAGGTGCTGCAGACCCTGCTCTACTTCTTAAGTGACATTGCGTCTGCCAAGGAAAACCAGATGACAGCAGGCAACCTGGCAGTGTGCCTGGCACCCTCCATCTTCCACCTCAACGTTTCTAAGAAGGATAGCCCCTCTCCCAG GATCAAGAGCAAACGCAGCCTGGTTGGCAGGCCTGGCCCTAGGgacctgagtgagaacatggcagCCACCCAGGGCCTGTCACACATGATCAGTGACTGCAAGAAACTTTTCCAG GTGCCCCAGGATATGGTGCTGCAGCTCTGCAGCTCCTACAGCGCAGCTGAGCTCAGCCCTCCCGGACCAGCCCTGGCTGAGCTGCGTCAGGCCCAAGCTGCGGGGGTGAGCCTGAGCCTCTACATGGAGGAGAGCGTCCAGGACCTGCTGCGTGATGCTGCTGAGCGCTTCAAGGGCTGGATGAGCATGCCAGGGCCCCAGCACACGGAGGTGGCTTGCAGGAAG GCACCAGACGGGCACCCCCTGCGGCTATGGAAGGTGTCCACAGAGGTGGCAGCCCCCCCAGCTGTGGTGCTGCATCGTGTTCTCCGGGAGCGGGCCCTCTGGGATGAGGACCTGCTGCGGGCCCAGGTGCTGGAAGCCCTGATGCCGGGTGTGGAGCTGTACCACTATGTCACCGACAGCATGGCACCCCATCCCTGCCGTGACTTCGTGGTGCTTCG GATGTGGCGCTCTGACCTGCCGCGCGGGGGTTGCTTGCTTGTCTCTCAGTCCCTGGATCCTGAGCAACCAGTGCCAGAGACTGGTGTGCGGGCCCTCATGCTCACGTCCCAGTACCTCATGGAGCCTTGTGGTCTGGGCCGCTCTCGGCTCACACACATCTGCCGCGCGGACCTCAG GGGCCGTTCTCCTGACTGGTACAACAAAGTATTTGGGCACCTGTGTGCCATGGAAGTGGCAAAGATCCGGGACTCCTTCCCCACCCTGCAGGCAGCAGGGCCTGAGACAAAGCTGTGA
- the STARD8 gene encoding stAR-related lipid transfer protein 8 isoform X5: MTLNSCASMKLEVHFQSKQNEDSEEEEQCTISSHWAFQQESKQWSPVGSSDLLAPPSPGLLVTSSCESVLTELSATSLPVITVSLPLEPADLPLPGRAPTASDRSLLSPSQGQEGPQDKAKKRHRNRSFLKHLESLRRKEKSGSRQAEPERSPAASEKASKASSFRSCRSFLSAGFYRPKNRAANSAGGSGADTRKAWEAWPVASFCHPQRTHRGDCLVHVPGDHKPGTFPRSLSIESLCPEDGHRLADWQPGRRWGCEGRRGSCGSTGSHASTYDNLPELYPAEPVLVGIEAEDEDDEESGGSYAHLDDILQHVWGLQQRVELWSRAMYPDLGPGHEEEEQVTSSIEIATVEVRGQAEALGQMEVVAHRESPAWAQAEVQPAVLAPAQAPAEAEPLAQEEAEAPAPARDSEQEAHSGGEPTSASSLSVEEGHSISDTVASSSELDSSGNSVNEAEAEGPLAGLQASMPRERRDSGVGASLTRPCSQTCSSGLLHPSHPCPAPPTRKLRWHSFQNSHRPSLNSESLEINRQFAGQINLLHKGSLLRLTAFMEKYTVPHKQGWVWSMPKFMRRNKTPDYRGQHVFGVPPLIHLQRTGQPLPQSIQQAMRYLRSQCLDQVGIFRKSGVKSRIQNLRQMNETSPDNVCYEGQSAYDVADLLKQYFRDLPEPIFTSKLTTTFLHIYQLLPKDQWLAAAQAATLLLPDENREVLQTLLYFLSDIASAKENQMTAGNLAVCLAPSIFHLNVSKKDSPSPRIKSKRSLVGRPGPRDLSENMAATQGLSHMISDCKKLFQVPQDMVLQLCSSYSAAELSPPGPALAELRQAQAAGVSLSLYMEESVQDLLRDAAERFKGWMSMPGPQHTEVACRKAPDGHPLRLWKVSTEVAAPPAVVLHRVLRERALWDEDLLRAQVLEALMPGVELYHYVTDSMAPHPCRDFVVLRMWRSDLPRGGCLLVSQSLDPEQPVPETGVRALMLTSQYLMEPCGLGRSRLTHICRADLRGRSPDWYNKVFGHLCAMEVAKIRDSFPTLQAAGPETKL, translated from the exons ATGACCTTGAACAGTTGTGCCTCGATGAAATTGGAGGTTCATTTTCAAAGCAAGCAG AATGAAGACTCGGAAGAGGAAGAGCAGTGTACCATCAGTAGCCACTGGGCCTTCCAACAGGAAAGTAAGCAGTGGTCTCCTGTGGGATCCTCTGATCTGTTGGCCCCACCGAGCCCTGGGCTGCTAGTGACCTCAAGCTGTGAGAGCGTTCTCACCGAGCTTAGCGCCACCTCTCTGCCCGTCATCACCGTGAGTCTACCGCTCGAGCCAGCAGACTTGCCCTTGCCAGGCCGTGCCCCTACTGCGAGTGATCGGTCCCTCCTCAGCCCCAGCCAGGGCCAGGAGGGTCCCCAGGACAAAGCCAAGAAGCGCCATCGTAACCGTAGTTTCCTCAAGCACCTTGAATCTCTGAGGCGGAAGGAAAAGAGTGGCAGCCGGCAAGCAGAGCCCGAACGTAGTCCAGCCGCCTCAGAGAAGGCCTCCAAAGCCTCATCTTTCCGCAGTTGCCGTAGCTTCCTCTCAGCTGGATTTTACAGGCCCAAGAACCGGGCTGCCAACTCAGCTGGTGGCAGTGGTGCCGACACTCGGAAGGCCTGGGAGGCCTGGCCTGTGGCCTCGTTCTGTCATCCTCAGCGGACACACCGGGGTGATTGCCTGGTGCATGTGCCGGGGGACCACAAACCAGGAACATTCCCTCGCTCCCTGTCCATCGAGAGCCTGTGTCCTGAGGACGGACACCGCCTGGCAGACTGGCAGCCAGGTAGGCGCTGGGGCTGTGAGGGACGCCGGGGCTCCTGTGGCTCAACGGGCAGCCATGCTAGCACATATGACAACTTGCCTGAGCTGTACCCAGCTGAGCCTGTACTGGTTGGGATCGAGgctgaagatgaagatgatgaggagAGTGGGGGCAGCTATGCTCACCTAGATGACATCCTCCAGCACGTGTGGGGGCTACAGCAACGAGTAGAGCTGTGGTCTCGGGCCATGTACCCAGACCTGGGACCTGGACATGAGGAAGAGGAGCAGGTCACTTCATCAATAGAAATAGCCACAGTTGAGGTCAGAGGCCAAGCTGAGGCTCTGGGCCAGATGGAGGTTGTGGCCCACAGAGAGTCCCCAGCCTGGGCGCAGGCTGAAGTCCAACCAGCAGTCCTGGCTCCGGCTCAGGCTCCGGCAGAAGCTGAGCCATTGGCACAGGAAGAGGCTGAGGCCCCAGCCCCGGCTCGGGACAGTGAGCAGGAGGCACATTCAGGCGGggaacccacctcggcctctagCCTGTCTGTGGAAGAAGGACATTCCATTTCTGACACTGTGGCCTCCTCCAGCGAACTTGACAGTAGTGGGAACTCCGTGAATGAGGCGGAGGCCGAAGGGCCCCTGGCTGGACTCCAGGCATCAATGCCACGTGAACGGCGGGATTCAGGTGTTGGGGCCTCACTTACCAGACCCTGCAG CCAAACCTGCTCCTCTGGGCTTCTCCACCCATCTCACCCCTGCCCTGCGCCCCCCACCAGGAAGCTCCGTTGGCATAGCTTCCAGAACTCCCATCGGCCCAGCCTCAACTCAGAGTCGCTGGAGATCAACCGGCAGTTTGCAGGCCAGATCAACCTCCTGCACAAGGGCTCGCTGCTGCGGCTCACTGCCTTCATGGAGAAGTACACTGTGCCCCACAAGCAGGGCTGGGTCTG GTCAATGCCCAAGTTCATGAGGAGGAACAAGACCCCAGACTACCGGGGACAGCACGTATTTGGGGTGCCACCCCTCATCCACCTGCAGCGCACGGGCCAGCCGCTGCCACAGAGCATTCAGCAAGCCATGCGTTATTTGCGCAGCCAGTGCCTGGACCAA GTGGGCATCTTCCGCAAGTCCGGGGTCAAGTCCAGGATCCAGAACCTGCGCCAAATGAATGAGACCTCGCCTGACAATGTCTGCTATGAGGGCCAGTCAGCCTACGACGTGGCTGACCTGCTGAAGCAGTATTTCCGGGACCTGCCTGAGCCCATCTTCACCAGCAAGCTCACCACTACTTTCCTGCATATCTACCAGT TGCTCCCCAAGGATCAGTGGTTGGCAGCAGCACAAGCTGCTACCTTGCTGCTCCCCGATGAGAACCGAGAGGTGCTGCAGACCCTGCTCTACTTCTTAAGTGACATTGCGTCTGCCAAGGAAAACCAGATGACAGCAGGCAACCTGGCAGTGTGCCTGGCACCCTCCATCTTCCACCTCAACGTTTCTAAGAAGGATAGCCCCTCTCCCAG GATCAAGAGCAAACGCAGCCTGGTTGGCAGGCCTGGCCCTAGGgacctgagtgagaacatggcagCCACCCAGGGCCTGTCACACATGATCAGTGACTGCAAGAAACTTTTCCAG GTGCCCCAGGATATGGTGCTGCAGCTCTGCAGCTCCTACAGCGCAGCTGAGCTCAGCCCTCCCGGACCAGCCCTGGCTGAGCTGCGTCAGGCCCAAGCTGCGGGGGTGAGCCTGAGCCTCTACATGGAGGAGAGCGTCCAGGACCTGCTGCGTGATGCTGCTGAGCGCTTCAAGGGCTGGATGAGCATGCCAGGGCCCCAGCACACGGAGGTGGCTTGCAGGAAG GCACCAGACGGGCACCCCCTGCGGCTATGGAAGGTGTCCACAGAGGTGGCAGCCCCCCCAGCTGTGGTGCTGCATCGTGTTCTCCGGGAGCGGGCCCTCTGGGATGAGGACCTGCTGCGGGCCCAGGTGCTGGAAGCCCTGATGCCGGGTGTGGAGCTGTACCACTATGTCACCGACAGCATGGCACCCCATCCCTGCCGTGACTTCGTGGTGCTTCG GATGTGGCGCTCTGACCTGCCGCGCGGGGGTTGCTTGCTTGTCTCTCAGTCCCTGGATCCTGAGCAACCAGTGCCAGAGACTGGTGTGCGGGCCCTCATGCTCACGTCCCAGTACCTCATGGAGCCTTGTGGTCTGGGCCGCTCTCGGCTCACACACATCTGCCGCGCGGACCTCAG GGGCCGTTCTCCTGACTGGTACAACAAAGTATTTGGGCACCTGTGTGCCATGGAAGTGGCAAAGATCCGGGACTCCTTCCCCACCCTGCAGGCAGCAGGGCCTGAGACAAAGCTGTGA
- the STARD8 gene encoding stAR-related lipid transfer protein 8 isoform X6 has product MTLNSCASMKLEVHFQSKQNEDSEEEEQCTISSHWAFQQESKQWSPVGSSDLLAPPSPGLLVTSSCESVLTELSATSLPVITVSLPLEPADLPLPGRAPTASDRSLLSPSQGQEGPQDKAKKRHRNRSFLKHLESLRRKEKSGSRQAEPERSPAASEKASKASSFRSCRSFLSAGFYRPKNRAANSAGGSGADTRKAWEAWPVASFCHPQRTHRGDCLVHVPGDHKPGTFPRSLSIESLCPEDGHRLADWQPGRRWGCEGRRGSCGSTGSHASTYDNLPELYPAEPVLVGIEAEDEDDEESGGSYAHLDDILQHVWGLQQRVELWSRAMYPDLGPGHEEEEQVTSSIEIATVEVRGQAEALGQMEVVAHRESPAWAQAEVQPAVLAPAQAPAEAEPLAQEEAEAPAPARDSEQEAHSGGEPTSASSLSVEEGHSISDTVASSSELDSSGNSVNEAEAEGPLAGLQASMPRERRDSGVGASLTRPCRKLRWHSFQNSHRPSLNSESLEINRQFAGQINLLHKGSLLRLTAFMEKYTVPHKQGWVWSMPKFMRRNKTPDYRGQHVFGVPPLIHLQRTGQPLPQSIQQAMRYLRSQCLDQVGIFRKSGVKSRIQNLRQMNETSPDNVCYEGQSAYDVADLLKQYFRDLPEPIFTSKLTTTFLHIYQLLPKDQWLAAAQAATLLLPDENREVLQTLLYFLSDIASAKENQMTAGNLAVCLAPSIFHLNVSKKDSPSPRIKSKRSLVGRPGPRDLSENMAATQGLSHMISDCKKLFQVPQDMVLQLCSSYSAAELSPPGPALAELRQAQAAGVSLSLYMEESVQDLLRDAAERFKGWMSMPGPQHTEVACRKAPDGHPLRLWKVSTEVAAPPAVVLHRVLRERALWDEDLLRAQVLEALMPGVELYHYVTDSMAPHPCRDFVVLRMWRSDLPRGGCLLVSQSLDPEQPVPETGVRALMLTSQYLMEPCGLGRSRLTHICRADLRGRSPDWYNKVFGHLCAMEVAKIRDSFPTLQAAGPETKL; this is encoded by the exons ATGACCTTGAACAGTTGTGCCTCGATGAAATTGGAGGTTCATTTTCAAAGCAAGCAG AATGAAGACTCGGAAGAGGAAGAGCAGTGTACCATCAGTAGCCACTGGGCCTTCCAACAGGAAAGTAAGCAGTGGTCTCCTGTGGGATCCTCTGATCTGTTGGCCCCACCGAGCCCTGGGCTGCTAGTGACCTCAAGCTGTGAGAGCGTTCTCACCGAGCTTAGCGCCACCTCTCTGCCCGTCATCACCGTGAGTCTACCGCTCGAGCCAGCAGACTTGCCCTTGCCAGGCCGTGCCCCTACTGCGAGTGATCGGTCCCTCCTCAGCCCCAGCCAGGGCCAGGAGGGTCCCCAGGACAAAGCCAAGAAGCGCCATCGTAACCGTAGTTTCCTCAAGCACCTTGAATCTCTGAGGCGGAAGGAAAAGAGTGGCAGCCGGCAAGCAGAGCCCGAACGTAGTCCAGCCGCCTCAGAGAAGGCCTCCAAAGCCTCATCTTTCCGCAGTTGCCGTAGCTTCCTCTCAGCTGGATTTTACAGGCCCAAGAACCGGGCTGCCAACTCAGCTGGTGGCAGTGGTGCCGACACTCGGAAGGCCTGGGAGGCCTGGCCTGTGGCCTCGTTCTGTCATCCTCAGCGGACACACCGGGGTGATTGCCTGGTGCATGTGCCGGGGGACCACAAACCAGGAACATTCCCTCGCTCCCTGTCCATCGAGAGCCTGTGTCCTGAGGACGGACACCGCCTGGCAGACTGGCAGCCAGGTAGGCGCTGGGGCTGTGAGGGACGCCGGGGCTCCTGTGGCTCAACGGGCAGCCATGCTAGCACATATGACAACTTGCCTGAGCTGTACCCAGCTGAGCCTGTACTGGTTGGGATCGAGgctgaagatgaagatgatgaggagAGTGGGGGCAGCTATGCTCACCTAGATGACATCCTCCAGCACGTGTGGGGGCTACAGCAACGAGTAGAGCTGTGGTCTCGGGCCATGTACCCAGACCTGGGACCTGGACATGAGGAAGAGGAGCAGGTCACTTCATCAATAGAAATAGCCACAGTTGAGGTCAGAGGCCAAGCTGAGGCTCTGGGCCAGATGGAGGTTGTGGCCCACAGAGAGTCCCCAGCCTGGGCGCAGGCTGAAGTCCAACCAGCAGTCCTGGCTCCGGCTCAGGCTCCGGCAGAAGCTGAGCCATTGGCACAGGAAGAGGCTGAGGCCCCAGCCCCGGCTCGGGACAGTGAGCAGGAGGCACATTCAGGCGGggaacccacctcggcctctagCCTGTCTGTGGAAGAAGGACATTCCATTTCTGACACTGTGGCCTCCTCCAGCGAACTTGACAGTAGTGGGAACTCCGTGAATGAGGCGGAGGCCGAAGGGCCCCTGGCTGGACTCCAGGCATCAATGCCACGTGAACGGCGGGATTCAGGTGTTGGGGCCTCACTTACCAGACCCTGCAG GAAGCTCCGTTGGCATAGCTTCCAGAACTCCCATCGGCCCAGCCTCAACTCAGAGTCGCTGGAGATCAACCGGCAGTTTGCAGGCCAGATCAACCTCCTGCACAAGGGCTCGCTGCTGCGGCTCACTGCCTTCATGGAGAAGTACACTGTGCCCCACAAGCAGGGCTGGGTCTG GTCAATGCCCAAGTTCATGAGGAGGAACAAGACCCCAGACTACCGGGGACAGCACGTATTTGGGGTGCCACCCCTCATCCACCTGCAGCGCACGGGCCAGCCGCTGCCACAGAGCATTCAGCAAGCCATGCGTTATTTGCGCAGCCAGTGCCTGGACCAA GTGGGCATCTTCCGCAAGTCCGGGGTCAAGTCCAGGATCCAGAACCTGCGCCAAATGAATGAGACCTCGCCTGACAATGTCTGCTATGAGGGCCAGTCAGCCTACGACGTGGCTGACCTGCTGAAGCAGTATTTCCGGGACCTGCCTGAGCCCATCTTCACCAGCAAGCTCACCACTACTTTCCTGCATATCTACCAGT TGCTCCCCAAGGATCAGTGGTTGGCAGCAGCACAAGCTGCTACCTTGCTGCTCCCCGATGAGAACCGAGAGGTGCTGCAGACCCTGCTCTACTTCTTAAGTGACATTGCGTCTGCCAAGGAAAACCAGATGACAGCAGGCAACCTGGCAGTGTGCCTGGCACCCTCCATCTTCCACCTCAACGTTTCTAAGAAGGATAGCCCCTCTCCCAG GATCAAGAGCAAACGCAGCCTGGTTGGCAGGCCTGGCCCTAGGgacctgagtgagaacatggcagCCACCCAGGGCCTGTCACACATGATCAGTGACTGCAAGAAACTTTTCCAG GTGCCCCAGGATATGGTGCTGCAGCTCTGCAGCTCCTACAGCGCAGCTGAGCTCAGCCCTCCCGGACCAGCCCTGGCTGAGCTGCGTCAGGCCCAAGCTGCGGGGGTGAGCCTGAGCCTCTACATGGAGGAGAGCGTCCAGGACCTGCTGCGTGATGCTGCTGAGCGCTTCAAGGGCTGGATGAGCATGCCAGGGCCCCAGCACACGGAGGTGGCTTGCAGGAAG GCACCAGACGGGCACCCCCTGCGGCTATGGAAGGTGTCCACAGAGGTGGCAGCCCCCCCAGCTGTGGTGCTGCATCGTGTTCTCCGGGAGCGGGCCCTCTGGGATGAGGACCTGCTGCGGGCCCAGGTGCTGGAAGCCCTGATGCCGGGTGTGGAGCTGTACCACTATGTCACCGACAGCATGGCACCCCATCCCTGCCGTGACTTCGTGGTGCTTCG GATGTGGCGCTCTGACCTGCCGCGCGGGGGTTGCTTGCTTGTCTCTCAGTCCCTGGATCCTGAGCAACCAGTGCCAGAGACTGGTGTGCGGGCCCTCATGCTCACGTCCCAGTACCTCATGGAGCCTTGTGGTCTGGGCCGCTCTCGGCTCACACACATCTGCCGCGCGGACCTCAG GGGCCGTTCTCCTGACTGGTACAACAAAGTATTTGGGCACCTGTGTGCCATGGAAGTGGCAAAGATCCGGGACTCCTTCCCCACCCTGCAGGCAGCAGGGCCTGAGACAAAGCTGTGA